In Niveispirillum cyanobacteriorum, the following proteins share a genomic window:
- a CDS encoding ribonuclease D has translation MSQISLYDGDLPDGLDLGPVVAVDTETMGLNPHRDRLCLVQLSSGDGNAHLVQIRKGQTLAPNLKRLMEDPAVLKLFHFARFDVAVLYKALGITCAPIYCTKITSKLVRTSTDRHGLKDLCKEMTGIELSKQQQSSDWGASDLNEEQLKYAASDVLYLHQIKEKLDALLEREGRRELAEACFAFLPARGKLDLLGWEEPDIFSH, from the coding sequence ATGTCCCAGATCTCCCTTTATGATGGTGACCTGCCCGACGGTCTGGACCTGGGCCCTGTCGTCGCCGTCGATACGGAGACCATGGGCCTGAACCCGCACCGCGACCGGTTGTGCCTGGTGCAGCTGTCGTCCGGCGACGGCAATGCCCATCTGGTCCAGATCCGTAAGGGCCAGACCCTGGCCCCCAACCTGAAGCGGCTGATGGAAGACCCTGCGGTCCTGAAGCTGTTCCATTTCGCGCGCTTTGATGTGGCCGTGCTGTACAAGGCGCTGGGCATCACCTGCGCCCCCATCTATTGCACCAAGATCACCTCCAAGCTGGTCCGCACCTCCACCGACCGGCACGGGTTGAAGGATCTGTGCAAGGAGATGACGGGAATTGAGCTGTCCAAGCAGCAGCAATCCAGCGACTGGGGTGCCTCGGACCTGAACGAGGAGCAGCTTAAATACGCCGCTTCCGACGTGCTCTACCTGCACCAGATCAAGGAAAAGCTGGACGCGCTGCTGGAACGTGAGGGCCGGCGCGAACTGGCAGAGGCCTGCTTCGCCTTTCTGCCGGCGCGCGGCAAGCTGGACCTGCTGGGCTGGGAAGAACCCGATATCTTCTCGCACTAA
- the lptC gene encoding LPS export ABC transporter periplasmic protein LptC, whose translation MATAPAPSNRPTAPRLPTGGGRDPFAHSKAVRVARVALPAVACVVLLTIFIWPLFGGSSDKSKPGPAQGDLELTQARYLGTDKSDQPFEIRAERAAQQGGGRSMVDLTIPQADITLKRGAWLSMAAAKGAYDQDKQVLSLQGPVSFYHGSGYELRTQEAILDVKKGIAWGNKPVEGQGPMGTVEAGGFRVLQDGDVLVFTGHARLRAFGAGSGQTAQTSDKPGATAP comes from the coding sequence ATGGCCACCGCCCCCGCCCCGTCCAACCGGCCCACCGCGCCGCGCCTGCCGACAGGCGGCGGACGCGACCCGTTTGCGCACAGCAAGGCGGTCCGGGTGGCGCGGGTGGCCCTGCCGGCGGTGGCTTGTGTGGTGCTGCTGACCATCTTCATCTGGCCGCTGTTCGGCGGATCGTCGGATAAGTCAAAGCCGGGACCGGCACAGGGGGATCTTGAGCTGACCCAGGCCCGTTACCTGGGTACCGACAAGAGTGACCAACCCTTTGAAATCCGCGCCGAACGCGCCGCCCAGCAGGGCGGGGGCCGGTCCATGGTTGATTTGACGATCCCCCAGGCCGATATCACGCTGAAACGCGGTGCCTGGCTGTCCATGGCGGCGGCTAAAGGCGCCTATGATCAGGACAAGCAGGTTCTGTCCCTGCAAGGCCCGGTCAGTTTCTATCACGGGTCGGGCTATGAGTTGCGCACGCAAGAGGCCATACTGGACGTGAAAAAGGGTATCGCCTGGGGCAACAAGCCCGTGGAGGGCCAGGGGCCGATGGGAACGGTGGAGGCCGGTGGCTTCCGCGTGTTGCAGGATGGCGATGTTCTGGTCTTCACCGGCCATGCGCGCCTGCGGGCCTTCGGGGCGGGGTCGGGCCAGACGGCCCAAACGAGTGACAAGCCGGGGGCAACGGCACCATGA
- a CDS encoding LptA/OstA family protein: MKSVTRVNIGWGRRLAPLALGLALAAGTGLAQQAPVSEAPATTTPSLEIGGSKPIEVDAPAGFEYHDKLQVAIARGGATATQGDMVLTADTLAAYFRKSKDGGNEVYRLLAEGNVQLKNTDRTAHGSRAIYDLDKSVAVLTGEGLRLTTPTETVTARDSLEYWREQELAVARGDALAARPQDRIRADRLVALLSRDAGDKLGLSRVDADGGVVITTKTETARGDKGTYDLDSERALLTGNVRVTRGQNQLNGPAAEVDLKSGVSRILSRTPGAAPQATAPATGERVKGLFIPNRQGEGGVPQQPSPPANPKGSEKP, encoded by the coding sequence ATGAAGTCTGTGACGCGGGTGAATATCGGGTGGGGCCGCCGTCTGGCGCCGTTGGCGCTGGGTCTGGCATTGGCGGCTGGCACCGGTCTGGCGCAGCAGGCACCGGTATCGGAAGCGCCCGCCACCACCACCCCCTCGCTGGAGATCGGCGGATCAAAACCGATTGAGGTCGATGCCCCGGCAGGGTTCGAATATCATGACAAGCTGCAGGTCGCCATTGCGCGCGGCGGGGCCACGGCCACCCAGGGCGACATGGTCCTGACCGCCGACACGCTGGCCGCCTATTTCCGCAAGAGCAAGGATGGCGGGAACGAGGTCTATCGTCTGCTGGCCGAAGGCAATGTGCAGTTGAAGAATACCGACCGCACGGCCCATGGATCGCGCGCCATCTATGACCTGGATAAGTCGGTGGCCGTGCTGACGGGCGAAGGCCTGCGCCTGACCACCCCGACGGAGACGGTGACGGCGCGCGACAGTTTGGAATATTGGCGCGAACAGGAACTGGCGGTGGCACGGGGCGATGCCCTGGCCGCCCGCCCGCAGGACCGTATCCGCGCCGACCGTCTGGTGGCGCTGCTATCGCGCGATGCTGGTGACAAGCTGGGCCTGTCGCGCGTCGATGCCGATGGCGGCGTGGTCATCACCACCAAGACGGAAACGGCACGCGGCGACAAGGGCACCTATGACCTGGACAGCGAGCGTGCACTGCTGACCGGCAATGTCCGTGTCACGCGCGGCCAGAATCAGCTGAACGGCCCTGCGGCAGAGGTTGACCTGAAGTCGGGTGTCAGCCGTATTCTATCCCGTACGCCGGGTGCCGCCCCGCAAGCGACCGCCCCTGCTACGGGCGAGCGTGTAAAGGGTCTGTTCATTCCCAACCGGCAGGGTGAGGGCGGCGTGCCGCAGCAGCCCAGCCCGCCCGCCAACCCGAAGGGGAGCGAGAAGCCATGA
- the lptB gene encoding LPS export ABC transporter ATP-binding protein, which yields MTQPTQDKSATGPRLVTDNTGLVASRIGKAYKGRPVLRDISLSVNRGEAVGLLGPNGAGKTTCFYIITGLILPDHGSITLDGLEVTSLPMYRRARLGIGYLPQEASIFRGLSVENNIRAVLEVVEPDRDIREQRLDELLAEFSITHLRRTPALALSGGERRRAEIARALASQPHFILLDEPFAGVDPIAVNEIRELVSHLRERGIGVLITDHNVRETLDIVDRAYILHDGVVLMQGTPSEIVAHKDVRRVYLGERFSL from the coding sequence ATGACCCAGCCAACCCAGGACAAGTCCGCGACCGGCCCCCGTCTGGTCACCGACAATACGGGCCTTGTGGCGTCACGCATCGGCAAGGCCTATAAGGGCCGCCCCGTCCTGCGGGATATTTCGCTGTCGGTGAACCGGGGCGAGGCGGTGGGGCTTCTGGGTCCCAACGGGGCCGGCAAGACCACCTGCTTTTACATCATCACCGGCCTGATCCTGCCCGACCATGGCAGCATCACGCTGGACGGGTTGGAGGTCACCTCCCTGCCCATGTATCGCCGCGCGCGGCTGGGCATCGGCTATCTGCCGCAGGAAGCCAGCATTTTTCGGGGCCTGAGCGTGGAGAACAATATCCGCGCCGTACTGGAGGTGGTGGAGCCCGACCGCGATATCCGCGAACAGCGGCTGGACGAACTGCTGGCCGAGTTCTCGATCACGCATCTGCGCCGCACACCGGCCCTGGCCCTGTCGGGTGGTGAGCGTCGCCGTGCCGAAATCGCCCGTGCGCTGGCCAGCCAGCCGCATTTCATCCTTCTGGATGAACCGTTCGCGGGCGTTGACCCCATCGCCGTGAACGAGATCCGCGAACTGGTCAGCCATCTGCGCGAACGCGGCATCGGCGTGTTGATCACCGATCACAATGTGCGCGAGACGCTGGATATCGTGGACCGCGCCTATATCCTGCATGATGGCGTCGTGCTGATGCAGGGCACCCCGTCGGAGATCGTGGCGCACAAGGATGTGCGCCGCGTCTATCTGGGCGAACGGTTCAGCCTGTAG
- the rpoN gene encoding RNA polymerase factor sigma-54: MALQQRLDIRQAQSLVMTPQLQQAIKLLQLSNLELADYVDQELERNPLLERDDGTGWNDAPTTGVDREEAPAPVNESRVADTVELATSDRMAGSNDAPLDTDFENVYTNSSAADMDSAGLGSGEQFGDWSSRSGGFDDDGEGFEATLTERPKLRDHLEEQITMDFPDRLDRLVAYALLDHLDEAGYFTGNLEEVAVQLGCGLEQVETVLLRMQRFDPAGIFARTLAECLGNQLREKNRLDPCMQALLANLPLLAARNLQQLLKVCGCDAEDLSDMVAEIKALNPKPALAFDFEPVQTVVPDILMRASPGGGWIVELNTETLPRVLVNQRYHSRVTTGARSKADKEYIAEQFQSASWLVKSLHQRANTILKVATEIVRQQDAFFLHGLQFMKPLILRDIAEAIGMHESTVSRVTTNKFLSSPRGVFELKYFFTSAIQGADGQAAHSAEAVRYRIKALIDAEKADDTLSDDKIVEILRADGIDIARRTVAKYREGMKIPSSVQRRREKALGL, translated from the coding sequence ATGGCGCTCCAGCAACGGCTCGATATACGCCAGGCACAGTCGCTGGTGATGACGCCGCAGCTTCAGCAGGCGATCAAGCTTCTTCAGCTGTCGAACCTGGAGCTGGCCGACTATGTGGACCAGGAGCTGGAACGCAATCCGCTGCTGGAACGCGATGATGGCACGGGCTGGAACGATGCGCCCACCACCGGTGTCGACCGGGAAGAAGCGCCCGCCCCCGTGAATGAGAGCCGGGTGGCCGATACGGTGGAACTGGCCACGTCCGACCGGATGGCCGGGTCCAACGATGCTCCGCTCGATACCGATTTCGAAAATGTCTACACCAACAGTTCCGCCGCCGACATGGACAGCGCGGGCCTGGGGTCGGGGGAACAGTTTGGCGACTGGTCATCCCGGTCGGGTGGATTCGATGATGATGGCGAGGGGTTCGAGGCGACCCTGACAGAGCGGCCGAAGCTGCGCGACCATCTGGAAGAACAGATCACGATGGATTTTCCAGACCGGCTGGACCGGCTGGTCGCCTATGCACTGTTGGATCATCTGGACGAGGCCGGGTATTTCACCGGCAATCTGGAAGAAGTGGCGGTCCAGCTGGGGTGCGGGCTGGAGCAGGTGGAGACGGTGCTGCTGCGCATGCAGCGCTTCGACCCCGCCGGCATCTTCGCGCGCACACTGGCCGAATGCCTGGGCAACCAGTTGCGGGAGAAGAACCGCCTGGACCCCTGCATGCAGGCACTGCTGGCCAATCTGCCCCTGCTGGCGGCACGCAATCTTCAGCAGCTTCTGAAGGTCTGCGGCTGTGATGCCGAAGACTTGTCGGACATGGTGGCCGAGATCAAGGCGCTGAACCCCAAGCCGGCGCTGGCCTTTGATTTCGAACCTGTTCAGACCGTGGTGCCCGATATCCTGATGCGCGCCAGCCCTGGCGGCGGCTGGATCGTGGAACTGAACACCGAGACGCTGCCCCGCGTGCTGGTCAATCAGCGCTATCATAGCCGCGTGACCACGGGTGCCCGCAGCAAGGCAGACAAGGAATATATCGCCGAACAGTTCCAGTCGGCGAGTTGGCTGGTGAAAAGCCTGCATCAGCGGGCCAACACCATCCTGAAGGTGGCGACCGAGATCGTCCGACAGCAGGACGCCTTCTTCCTGCATGGCCTACAATTCATGAAGCCGTTGATTCTGCGTGATATTGCAGAAGCCATCGGCATGCATGAAAGCACCGTCAGCCGGGTTACCACCAATAAGTTCCTGTCTTCCCCGCGTGGGGTCTTCGAACTTAAATACTTCTTCACGTCCGCCATCCAAGGTGCCGACGGTCAGGCGGCACATTCGGCAGAGGCCGTGCGTTACCGCATCAAGGCCCTGATTGATGCGGAGAAGGCGGATGACACCCTGTCCGATGATAAAATCGTGGAAATCCTGCGTGCCGATGGGATCGACATTGCACGCCGGACGGTGGCGAAGTATCGTGAAGGCATGAAGATCCCTTCTTCAGTCCAGCGCCGTCGGGAAAAGGCCCTTGGGTTGTAA
- the hpf gene encoding ribosome hibernation-promoting factor, HPF/YfiA family, protein MQVTVKGKQLDVGDALRTHVKDQLASMVGKYFGNPMEATVILSKDAHLYKADIQVHVGRGILLQSNAEATEPYPAFDEAADRVAKRLRRYKRRLKDHHERTTLNQLPVQAARKYILEAEADSDDYAADEAPAPEGNGHHGMVVAEMETSIEMLTVSDAVMRMDLGELPALMFRNRAHGGLNMIYRRADGNIGWVDPAGAAGSVKQ, encoded by the coding sequence ATGCAAGTTACCGTCAAAGGCAAGCAACTGGATGTGGGCGATGCACTGCGGACCCATGTGAAGGATCAGCTGGCATCGATGGTCGGAAAATATTTCGGGAACCCTATGGAGGCGACCGTCATCCTTTCGAAGGATGCGCATCTGTACAAGGCCGATATCCAGGTGCATGTCGGTCGTGGGATTCTGTTGCAGTCGAATGCCGAAGCCACGGAACCCTACCCCGCCTTCGACGAGGCTGCCGACCGCGTGGCCAAGCGTCTGCGCCGTTATAAGCGTCGTTTGAAGGATCATCATGAACGGACCACGCTGAACCAGCTACCCGTTCAGGCCGCCCGCAAGTACATCCTTGAAGCGGAGGCGGATTCCGACGATTATGCGGCGGATGAAGCGCCGGCTCCGGAGGGAAACGGGCATCACGGCATGGTCGTCGCGGAGATGGAGACCTCCATCGAAATGCTGACGGTCAGCGATGCTGTGATGCGCATGGACCTTGGCGAGTTGCCGGCGTTGATGTTCCGCAACCGCGCCCATGGCGGGCTGAACATGATCTATCGCCGGGCCGATGGTAACATCGGCTGGGTGGACCCTGCCGGGGCGGCCGGGTCGGTGAAACAGTAA
- the ptsN gene encoding PTS IIA-like nitrogen regulatory protein PtsN, whose amino-acid sequence MNDLLTPEAILPNLKAGSKKQVLQELAKKAADLTGQHERAIFDVLVERERLGTTGVGRGIGIPHGKLPGLTGVMAIFARLEKPVDFEAIDEQPVDLICLLLAPEGAGADHLKALARVSRALRDPVLCDKLRGAESGDALYALLAQTEQVNAA is encoded by the coding sequence ATGAATGATCTTTTGACGCCGGAGGCGATCCTCCCGAACCTGAAGGCCGGCTCCAAAAAGCAGGTCCTTCAGGAACTGGCGAAGAAGGCGGCCGACCTGACCGGCCAGCATGAACGGGCCATTTTCGACGTGCTGGTGGAACGTGAACGCCTGGGCACCACGGGCGTGGGGCGCGGCATCGGTATCCCGCATGGCAAACTGCCGGGCCTGACCGGCGTCATGGCCATTTTCGCCCGGCTGGAAAAGCCGGTCGATTTCGAGGCGATCGACGAACAACCGGTGGATCTGATCTGCCTGCTGCTGGCCCCGGAAGGGGCTGGTGCCGATCACCTGAAGGCCCTGGCGCGCGTGTCGCGCGCTCTGCGGGACCCGGTGCTTTGTGACAAGCTGCGCGGTGCGGAATCGGGCGATGCCCTGTACGCGCTGCTGGCCCAGACCGAACAGGTCAACGCCGCGTAA
- a CDS encoding DUF418 domain-containing protein, whose translation MSSERNAAVDLVRLVALTGICVVNLPFFALPMEATMVLPPAPADRLAAMLVEFLFQAKFFLLFSFIFGWGMEVQSLSAERAGASFNRRFARRLGLLALFGVMHVVLVFVGDILVLYALLGLLAWPLRRCPPRRLLKMAGCLLGLSFGSALLLGLILLFAGDVGAGATPNLGGGFVDTITVRLRDWPSTFAFLALFQGPSALAAFLTGIAAARVNFFDPDSDARRRLHRVMPWLLLAGLALNLAYVSGTTAVTQADAGLLSVLCIGTIAFGGPMLATFYLAAILWLADRWQPPTLLLLAGRNSLSCYVLQGVIAGALFGGYGLGWYNSLGHAALLGLSLPVALSSMILTGFYAQHFGRGPLEALLRRFTYG comes from the coding sequence TTGTCGTCTGAACGCAATGCCGCCGTGGATTTGGTGCGTCTGGTGGCACTGACCGGTATCTGTGTCGTCAATTTGCCCTTCTTTGCCCTGCCCATGGAAGCAACGATGGTACTGCCGCCGGCTCCCGCCGACCGGCTGGCCGCGATGCTCGTTGAGTTTCTGTTCCAGGCAAAGTTCTTCCTCCTGTTCTCCTTCATTTTTGGTTGGGGGATGGAGGTACAGTCCCTGTCGGCGGAACGGGCAGGGGCGTCATTCAACCGACGATTCGCGCGACGACTTGGCCTGCTTGCGCTGTTTGGCGTCATGCATGTCGTGCTGGTTTTCGTGGGCGATATCCTGGTGCTGTACGCCCTTCTTGGCCTGCTGGCCTGGCCGCTGCGCCGTTGCCCACCGCGCCGGCTGTTGAAAATGGCCGGCTGTCTATTGGGTCTGTCGTTTGGCAGCGCCTTGCTTCTGGGATTGATCCTGCTGTTTGCCGGTGATGTGGGGGCAGGGGCCACGCCCAACCTTGGTGGCGGCTTCGTCGACACGATCACGGTGCGCCTGCGCGATTGGCCATCGACATTTGCCTTTCTGGCCCTGTTCCAGGGGCCATCGGCGCTGGCCGCCTTTCTGACCGGTATCGCCGCGGCGCGCGTGAATTTCTTCGATCCTGATAGCGATGCGCGGCGTCGGTTGCATCGGGTGATGCCTTGGCTGCTTCTGGCCGGTCTGGCGCTCAATCTGGCCTATGTCAGTGGCACAACGGCTGTCACGCAGGCTGATGCTGGTCTGTTAAGCGTGCTTTGTATCGGCACGATCGCGTTCGGCGGGCCGATGCTGGCCACCTTCTATCTGGCAGCCATCCTCTGGTTGGCGGATCGCTGGCAACCGCCGACCCTGCTGCTGTTGGCGGGACGTAATTCGCTCTCCTGCTATGTGCTGCAGGGTGTCATCGCCGGTGCCCTGTTCGGGGGATATGGGCTGGGCTGGTACAATAGTCTGGGGCACGCGGCATTGCTGGGCCTGTCACTGCCGGTGGCCCTGTCATCCATGATCCTGACAGGGTTCTATGCCCAGCACTTTGGCCGTGGCCCGCTGGAGGCCTTGCTGCGTCGATTTACCTACGGATGA
- a CDS encoding TetR family transcriptional regulator C-terminal domain-containing protein, protein MNGRDKGGRERIIQATVTLLLEMGLLAVQTRAVTERAGVGTGLLNHHFRWPELRAKAWEAIFEEVVADLWRTGEDPQGALNRFITESFDNSARPYWTLWIQAEALSATDKAMAATLARTRTALRHRFTALLEAGNAVGCWLLPRPAATAIRLEALRDGLVGMLLNGDAEIDAAQASYHLRHAITLERGDTPTLAAP, encoded by the coding sequence GTGAACGGACGGGACAAGGGTGGGCGGGAGCGGATCATTCAGGCGACAGTGACACTGCTGCTGGAAATGGGCCTTCTGGCCGTACAGACGCGCGCCGTGACGGAGCGCGCCGGCGTGGGGACCGGCCTGTTGAACCATCATTTCCGCTGGCCCGAACTGCGCGCCAAGGCCTGGGAAGCCATCTTCGAGGAGGTGGTCGCCGATCTCTGGCGCACTGGAGAGGACCCACAGGGGGCCCTGAACCGGTTCATCACGGAATCGTTCGATAACAGCGCCCGCCCCTATTGGACCCTGTGGATACAGGCAGAGGCCCTGTCGGCGACCGATAAAGCCATGGCGGCGACACTTGCCCGCACGCGCACCGCGCTACGCCACCGTTTCACGGCCCTGCTGGAGGCGGGCAATGCCGTTGGCTGTTGGTTACTGCCAAGGCCCGCTGCCACCGCTATAAGGCTGGAGGCGCTGCGCGATGGCTTGGTCGGGATGCTGCTGAACGGTGATGCAGAGATCGACGCCGCCCAGGCCAGCTACCATCTGCGCCACGCGATCACGCTGGAACGAGGGGACACGCCCACCCTTGCGGCACCGTGA